In Phragmites australis chromosome 16, lpPhrAust1.1, whole genome shotgun sequence, one DNA window encodes the following:
- the LOC133895442 gene encoding cysteine-rich receptor-like protein kinase 15 isoform X2 produces the protein MALWNALAPAATVAQLVGADAAGLISAILHAVRTARRNRKECRSLARHVMMVADLLQLVQQGSETMRRPEVRRALDGLGGVLRRAYELVESCQERGAAYGFIMAGRQAEQFRDVQGEIDSYLLVFPVVSHIDITIRLDRIYNMLLPSGHDNSQQVPEVVPGLPTSHLELDARNEGSALGGFQLESSQTITEIFEFEELQRAELLAYDLLKAAANNFSSENIIGFSDWSAIYKAHIGDGLEVAIKIYTNNTRSAASQYDNEFQVVEKLQHTNIIKLLGRCTGRGENVLVYEYMPNGSLDKIIFDVTRTASLDWMSRFHIMEGIAQGVLYLHTHELCIVHKDLKPSNILLDSNMNAKINDFGIAKMLLCPGSYDTRIVDGTLGYMAPEVVCGILSTKADVYAYGVILLEAISAKKPHGAYLQDDQLMTLPQHMV, from the exons ATGGCGCTGTGGAATGCCCtcgcgccggccgccaccgtcGCGCAGCTGGTCGGCGCGGACGCCGCGGGGCTCATCTCGGCGATCCTGCACGCCGTGCGCACGGCGCGGCGGAACAGGAAGGAGTGCCGGTCCCTCGCGCGCCACGTGATGATGGTGGCGGACCTGCTGCAGCTGGTGCAGCAAGGGTCGGAGACGATGCGGCGGCCGGAGGTGAGGAGGGCGCTAGACGGGCTGGGCGGCGTGCTCCGGCGCGCGTACGAGCTCGTGGAGTCCTGCCAGGAGCGCGGCGCCGCGTACGGGTTCATCATGGCCGGGAGGCAGGCGGAGCAGTTCCGGGACGTGCAGGGCGAGATCGACTCGTACCTCCTCGTCTTCCCCGTCGTCAGCCACATCGACATCACCATCCGCCTGGATAGGATTTACAACATGCTGCTTCCTTCAGGTCATGATAACTCCCAGCAG GTGCCAGAGGTGGTGCCAGGTCTACCTACCAGCCATTTGGAACTTGATGCTAG GAACGAAGGAAGTGCCTTAGGGGGGTTTCAGTTGGAAAGCAGTCAAACTATAACAGAGATTTTTGAGTTCGAGGAACTTCAAAGAGCAG AGCTTTTGGCTTATGATTTACTGAAGGCTGCTGCGAATAATTTCtcatctgaaaatataattggatTTAGTGATTGGTCTGCTATTTACAAG GCTCATATAGGTGACGGACTTGAGGTCGCGATCAAAATATATACTAACAATACAAGAAGTGCAGCTTCTCAGTATGACAATGAATTTCAAGTTGTTGAGAAGCTTCAGCACACAAATATAATCAAGCTTCTGGGACGCTGCACCGGACGAGGGGAGAATGTTTTGGTCTATGAGTACATGCCCAACGGGAGCTTGGACAAAATTATCTTTG ATGTGACAAGAACGGCATCGCTTGACTGGATGTCGCGCTTCCATATAATGGAAGGGATAGCCCAGGGCGTTCTTTATCTGCACACGCATGAGCTATGCATTGTGCACAAGGATTTGAAGCCTAGCAACATTCTTCTGGATTCCAATATGAATGCTAAGATAAATGATTTTGGTATAGCCAAAATGTTATTATGCCCAGGATCATACGACACGAGAATTGTAGACGGAACATT AGGTTATATGGCTCCTGAAGTTGTTTGTGGTATTTTATCTACCAAGGCTGATGTGTATGCCTACGGTGTCATTCTTCTTGAGGCCATTTCTGCAAAGAAACCCCATGGTGCCTATCTACAAGATGATCAGCTTATGACTTTACCTCAGCAT ATGGTCTAA